A genomic window from Triticum urartu cultivar G1812 chromosome 7, Tu2.1, whole genome shotgun sequence includes:
- the LOC125519646 gene encoding probable L-ascorbate peroxidase 4, peroxisomal, which produces MAAPVVDAEYLRQVDRARRALRALIASKGCAPIMLRLAWHDAGTYDVNTRTGGANGSIRYEEEYTHGSNAGLKIAIDLLEPIKAKHPKITYADLYQLAGVVAVEVTGGPTVEFIPGRRDSSVCPREGRLPDAKKGAPHLRDIFYRMGLTDKDIVALSGGHSLGKAHPERSGFDGAWTRDPLKFDNSYFLELLKGESEGLLKLPTDKALLDDPEFRRYVELYAKDEDAFFKDYAESHKKLSELGFTPRISGAASTKSDVSTAVVLAQSAVGVAVAAAVVIAGYLYEASKRSK; this is translated from the exons ATGGCGGCTCCGGTGGTAGACGCCGAGTACCTGCGCCAGGTCGACAGGGCGCGCCGTGCCCTCCGCGCCCTCATCGCCTCCAAGGGATGCGCCCCCATCATGCTCCGCCTCGC ATGGCATGATGCTGGCACGTATGATGTGAACACAAGAACTGGTGGTGCAAATGGTTCAATTAGATACGAGGAAGAGTACACCCATGGTTCAAATGCTGGCTTAAAAATTGCTATTGATCTCCTCG AGCCTATTAAAGCGAAGCATCCAAAGATTACATATGCAGACCTTTATCAG CTTGCTGGAGTAGTTGCAGTTGAAGTCACGGGGGGTCCAACTGTTGAGTTCATCCCTGGAAGACGT GATTCGTCAGTTTGTCCCCGTGAAGGGCGCCTTCCTGATGCTAAGAAAG GCGCACCACATCTGAGGGACATCTTTTATCGAATGGGCTTAACAGACAAAGATATTGTAGCACTATCTGGGGGCCACAGTCTG GGAAAGGCACATCCTGAAAGGTCTGGGTTTGACGGTGCATGGACTCGTGATCCTCTGAAGTTTGACAACTCATACTTTCT TGAGCTACTGAAAGGGGAATCAGAAGGTCTTCTGAAGCTCCCTACTGATAAGGCATTGTTGGATGATCCTGAATTTAGACGCTATGTGGAGCTTTATGCAAAG GACGAGGATGCTTTCTTCAAGGACTACGCTGAATCACACAAGAAACTTTCTGAACTTGGCTTCACACCACGGATCAGTGGCGCAGCATCTACAAAATCAGATGTTTCAACTGCTGTTGTACTTGCACAGAGTGCAGTTGGGGTAGCAGTTGCGGCAGCTGTAGTCATCGCGGGCTACCTGTACGAggcttccaagaggagcaagtaa
- the LOC125522105 gene encoding myb-related protein Zm38-like: MGRSPCCEKAHTNKGAWTREEDERLVAHVRAHGEGCWRSLPGAAGLLRCGKSCRLRWINYLRPDLKRGNFTRDEDDLIVKLHSLLGNKWSLIAARLPGRTDNEIKNYWNTHIRRKLLGRGIDPVTHRPLTHAASATTVSFLHPAEPPKTQPATEESKPPRCPDLNLDLCISLPFQQEEERPPARACAKPVKMEQLQQGGGGLCFRCSILRVRGAATECSCGSNFLGLRAGMLDFRGLRMK; encoded by the coding sequence ATGGGTCGGTCGCCGTGCTGCGAGAAGGCGCACACCAACAAAGGCGCGTGGACgagggaggaggacgagcggcTGGTGGCCCACGTCCGGGCGCACGGGGAGGGCTGCTGGCGCTCGCTGCCCGGCGCCGCCGGCCTGCTGCGCTGCGGCAAGAGCTGCCGCCTCAGGTGGATCAACTACCTCCGCCCCGACCTCAAGCGCGGCAACTTCACCCGCGACGAGGACGACCTCATCGTCAAGCTCCACAGCCTGCTCGGCAACAAGTGGTCGCTCATCGCCGCGCGCCTCCCCGGGAGGACGGACAACGAGATCAAGAACTACTGGAACACGCACATCCGGAGGAAGCTGCTGGGCAGGGGGATCGACCCCGTCACGCACCGCCCCCTCACCCACGCCGCCAGCGCCACCACCGTCTCCTTCCTCCATCCTGCGGAGCCGCCCAAGACGCAGCCGGCGACGGAGGAGAGTAAGCCGCCCAGGTGCCCGGACCTCAACCTGGACCTCTGCATCAGCCTGCCCTTCCAACAGGAGGAGGAACGGCCGCCGGCGAGAGCGTGCGCCAAGCCGGTGAAGATGGAGCAGCTGCagcagggcggcggcggcctctgCTTCCGCTGCAGCATCCTGAGAGTGAGAGGGGCGGCGACGGAGTGCAGCTGCGGCAGCAACTTCCTGGGCCTCAGGGCCGGCATGCTCGACTTCAGAGGCCTCCGGATGAAATAG